A window of the Arcobacter sp. F155 genome harbors these coding sequences:
- a CDS encoding DUF3817 domain-containing protein, protein MLSSALGRFRVISAIEGISFLVLVFIAMPIKYIGGDPIPVKIVGMTHGILFIIFMISLFEAKIKQEWDTGFVFQLFVLSLIPFGALLIERKVKPLQINN, encoded by the coding sequence ATGCTTAGTAGTGCTTTAGGGCGATTTAGAGTAATTTCAGCTATTGAAGGTATATCATTTTTAGTTTTAGTATTTATAGCAATGCCTATTAAATATATTGGTGGTGATCCAATTCCAGTTAAGATTGTAGGAATGACTCACGGAATATTATTTATCATTTTTATGATTTCACTTTTTGAAGCTAAAATAAAACAAGAATGGGATACTGGATTTGTATTTCAACTGTTTGTTTTATCATTAATTCCATTTGGTGCTCTTCTAATTGAAAGAAAAGTAAAACCCCTTCAAATCAATAATTAA
- a CDS encoding methyl-accepting chemotaxis protein: MNNFSIKRKLTISFSIIALLVILVSSYSIFGIDKSINGFRDYRAMSKETQIVSQVQSNMLILKMNVKEFINTGSQKNIDEFMDYYTINEKFVKQTKAFVLNKERKALINKIEEDLANYKNHFADVTIYMSLRDELFSNLGAYGKNIESLLTSIMTDMKNISNEKVAFEVAQDIRILLLARLHTTKFLISSSEKDNLNARKEFATLKKEIALLRTQISNTKQKEKLEEAIKFINFYVSDLKNIIEAIKTTNSFIAKMDILEPSIANNVEKIKELVKNEQTLVEKDVSSNNSLVQIVLIIVSILVLIFISTISIFIPKNISSELSQFQEGLLNFFKYVNREISDIELFKSNSKTEIGAMSQLVNENIIKTKKSLDEDNRIIQETVAVLGEFEQGDLCQRITTEVSNPSLNKLKDVLNNMGDTLEHNIDNILNVLEEFSNYNYLKKIDTHGIKEHLEKLSGGVNELGVSITKMLIENKKNGLILDDSSKTLLENVEILNISSNEAAASLEETASSLEEITSNITLTTNKISQMNDLTTSVTASANQGESLALKTNQAMSEIDEQVKSINEAISVIDQIAFQTNILSLNAAVEAATAGEAGKGFAVVAGEVRNLANRSAEAAKEIKDLVESATLKANEGKDISNQMQEGYVNLKENITQTVELIEDISNASKEQQIGILQINSAINSLDEQTQKNASIANKTKDIALNTSTIANTVVKNADEKEFEGKDEIKKDINS, from the coding sequence ATGAATAATTTTTCAATCAAAAGAAAACTTACTATCTCTTTTTCAATTATTGCACTTCTTGTAATACTTGTTAGTTCATATAGTATTTTTGGAATTGACAAATCTATTAATGGTTTTAGAGATTATAGAGCTATGTCAAAAGAGACTCAAATTGTAAGTCAAGTTCAATCAAATATGCTTATTTTGAAAATGAATGTAAAAGAGTTTATAAATACTGGCTCTCAAAAAAATATTGATGAGTTTATGGATTACTATACTATAAATGAAAAGTTTGTAAAACAAACAAAAGCCTTTGTACTAAACAAAGAGAGAAAAGCTTTAATAAACAAAATAGAAGAAGACTTAGCAAACTACAAAAATCACTTTGCAGATGTAACTATTTATATGAGTCTAAGGGATGAACTATTTTCAAACCTAGGTGCTTACGGTAAAAATATTGAGTCTTTATTAACTTCAATAATGACTGATATGAAAAATATTTCGAATGAGAAAGTAGCCTTTGAAGTAGCGCAAGATATTAGAATTTTACTATTAGCAAGACTTCATACAACTAAGTTTTTAATTTCAAGTAGTGAAAAAGATAACTTAAATGCAAGAAAAGAGTTTGCAACTTTAAAAAAAGAGATTGCATTACTTAGAACACAAATTTCAAATACTAAGCAAAAAGAGAAACTAGAAGAAGCTATAAAGTTTATCAATTTTTATGTAAGTGATTTAAAAAATATTATAGAAGCAATTAAAACTACAAATAGTTTTATTGCAAAGATGGATATTTTAGAACCTTCAATTGCAAATAATGTAGAAAAGATAAAGGAACTAGTAAAAAATGAACAAACATTAGTTGAAAAAGATGTTTCTTCAAATAATAGCTTAGTTCAAATTGTTTTAATTATTGTTTCTATTTTAGTTTTAATTTTCATTTCTACAATATCTATTTTTATTCCAAAAAATATTAGTAGTGAATTATCACAATTCCAAGAAGGACTATTAAACTTCTTTAAATATGTAAATAGAGAGATTTCTGATATTGAACTATTCAAAAGTAACTCAAAAACAGAGATTGGTGCTATGAGTCAACTTGTTAATGAAAATATCATCAAAACTAAAAAAAGCCTTGATGAAGACAATAGAATCATTCAAGAAACAGTTGCTGTCTTAGGAGAGTTTGAACAAGGTGACTTATGCCAAAGAATTACAACAGAAGTTTCTAACCCATCATTAAACAAACTAAAAGATGTTTTAAATAACATGGGAGATACTTTAGAACATAATATTGATAATATTTTAAATGTATTAGAAGAGTTCTCAAACTATAACTATCTTAAAAAAATAGATACTCATGGAATCAAAGAACACTTAGAAAAACTTTCTGGTGGGGTAAATGAGCTTGGTGTATCTATTACAAAAATGCTAATTGAAAATAAAAAGAATGGACTTATCTTAGATGATAGTTCAAAAACTCTTTTAGAAAATGTAGAAATCTTAAATATAAGTTCAAATGAAGCAGCAGCATCACTAGAAGAGACTGCTTCATCTTTAGAAGAGATTACAAGTAATATAACACTTACAACAAATAAAATCTCTCAAATGAATGATTTAACTACAAGTGTTACTGCTTCTGCAAATCAAGGTGAAAGTTTAGCACTTAAAACAAATCAAGCTATGAGTGAGATTGATGAGCAAGTAAAGTCAATAAATGAAGCGATTTCAGTGATTGACCAAATTGCATTCCAAACAAATATTCTTTCACTAAACGCAGCGGTTGAAGCTGCAACTGCTGGTGAAGCTGGAAAAGGTTTTGCAGTTGTTGCAGGTGAAGTTAGAAACCTAGCGAATAGATCTGCTGAAGCTGCTAAAGAGATTAAAGATTTAGTTGAAAGTGCAACACTTAAAGCAAATGAAGGTAAAGATATTTCAAATCAAATGCAAGAGGGTTATGTAAATTTAAAAGAGAATATTACTCAAACAGTTGAACTTATAGAAGATATTTCAAATGCCTCAAAAGAGCAACAAATTGGAATACTACAAATTAACTCAGCTATTAATTCTTTAGATGAACAAACACAAAAGAATGCTTCTATTGCTAATAAAACAAAAGACATAGCACTAAATACTTCAACTATTGCTAATACTGTAGTGAAAAATGCAGATGAAAAAGAGTTTGAAGGTAAAGATGAAATAAAAAAAGATATAAATAGTTAG